In Thalassococcus sp. S3, the sequence GCTTTCGGGCTTACGCGATATCATCTTTGCCACGCCGTACGACATCAGCGAACCCGGTGTTGCCCCGGCTGCGGGAAGAATGCCCACGAAAAAGCCCAGGAAAGAGCCGATCGTCGTTCCCTTCCAACTGCGTTTCGCCGCCTCTCTGGTGTCTTGCGCCATTCCCTTCATGGTCATTTTGGGATTGGACGATTTGATCTCTCCGCGCGTCTGTTCGATGGTCCAGAGCATTTCGCCGATCCCGTAGACACCAATGGCGAGCACGAGAAACCCGATGCCTTGAAGAAACTGGTTCATCTCGAAAAGCACAAGGCGCGGTGCGCCTGAGATCTGATCGAAGCCGATTGAGCCCAGAACGAGGCCGAAGCAGATGGAGAAAATGGTCTTGGGGATGTCGTCCCCGCCAAGCCCCACGAAAGTGGCAAAGGCCAGAAGCATAAGCGCAAAGATCTCGGGCGGGCCGAAGGAGAGTGCGAGGTTCGCAAGGACAGGCGCAAAGAGAGTGAAGAGAACATTGGCCACCGTGCCGCCCACAAAGGACGCCAGGGCCGCGGTTACAAGCGCCAGGCTGGCCCGTCCTTGCCGGGCCAGGGGCTTGCCGTCGAAGGTCGTCGCGACCGCGGTGGACGCGCCGGGAATGCCAAGCGTGATGGACGAGATCGCGCCGCCATACATGGCCCCATAATAGATCGCAGCAAGGAATATGATCGCGCCACTGGGGGGCACAAGGAAGGTCACCGGCAACAGGATGGCCACCCCATTGACCGAGCCGAGCCCCGGCATGGCCCCGATGAACAGCCCCAGCGTGACGCCAACGACGATCAGCAACAGGTTAAGCGGCTGCAGCGCCAGCACCATACCGTCAGCAAGAAGAGTGAGAACGTCCATAAGCGAGATCTCTGGTGTTGGGCGGGATCAGTAGATGATCTCGTAAAGGATGTTGAAGACCGGATCGGTAAAGGGCAGGCCGGTTGGCATGGTGATACGCATCGCCCCTTCGAAGAAAAAGAAGAACGCGATTGGGACCGGGAAGGCGATCGCCAGGGTGGTGAGCCACGAATGGCGCCCGAGAAAGCGGATGTAATACAGCAGAAACGCCATGATCGCGCCGTACATCGAGATGATATTGACCAGGGCGACGAAGGCGACGATGCCGCCGCCCACCAGAAACAGCATCCGCCAGCCGTAATCGTCGAGAACGGACGCGTCAGACTGCGATGGCGGGCTGGTGCCGCGCCACCAGTTCCACGCAGTCATTGCACACGACAGCAGCATGATGCCGGAGAGCCAGAACGGCCAGGCCCCTCCACCAGGGCCCTGGCCCGCGATATAGCCCACCGGCAGTTCGGTGCTTTTCCACATCAAATAGAGGGAAAGAAGGGCCAAAACGCCCGCGGTGATGATCTCGCCGTGTCGCATTCTGGCATGTCCCTATGACTTTGATGAGCGCGCGGCTCCCGGGCGTTGCGTTTAGCCGTCGAGCGACTGGAGCAGTTTGGTGTGATTTTCTACCTGAGTGGACCAGTAGGCCCGCTGCTCCTCCGCGTTCATCCAGAGGGGTGAGAGGCTTTCAGAGGTCAGGTAACCCTGCCAGTCCTCACTCTCGTAGATCTTGGTGAAAAGCTCTTGATAGTAGGCCGCAGCTTCATCCGACATGCCAGGTGCGCCAACCACGGCACGCTGGTTGTAGTAAGAAAAGTCGTGCCCCATCTCCTTCATCGTCGGCACGTCCGGATAGGCCGGCAGGCGTTCATCGGAAAAGGCGACAAGCGGCACGAAGTCGCCTGCTTCGTAAAAGCCCTTGGCCTCGGCCGGGTTGTTCACGGTGGCCATGATTTGCTTGCCTGCGAGGTCCTTTGCCACTGCGCCGCCGCCGTCATAGGGGATGTACTTGACGTCGAGGTCATAGGCGCCCGCCATGTAGGCGATGACGATGCTGTCTTCCTGTCCGGCACCAGTGCCGCCCATGACGAACTCGCCATCCATCGACTTCACCTTTTCGACGTATTGGTCAAAACTGGTGATCTCGCTGTCCTTGTGAACCCACAACACAAACGGGTCGACGCCCATCATTGCGATTGGCGTGAAGGTCTGGATATCGATCCCCAAATTGCTTTGCCGCAGCGGTGTCGTGAAGAAAGAGTTCAACGTGACGAGGATCGTATGATCCGGATCGCTCGCAGTGTTGACGTGGATCAGCGCTTCGGCGCCGGAACCGCCGCCCTTGTTGTTGGGCACCAGTGGGCGCCGGGTCATATCGCCCTTTTCGGCAACCGACTGAACAAAGCGGGCAATCTGGTCCGCACCGCCGCCCGGACCTGCCATGATCACAAAGTCGATAGGCTTTCGTGGCTGCCAGCCGTCTGCCAGCGCCGTAAGGGGCGCCGTCGCTAGGGCCGTGGCACAGGCCATGGACAGAAAAACGCGTTTTGTGATCAACATTGATAATCCTCCTCAGTTATCAGAGGAGGCTGCGACAGAGCACCGCGGCAGCACCCTCGATCACCGAGTAATTATCTTGCGAAAAAGGTGTTTCAAGGAAAATTTTATTGCGTACAATCGTATGCAGGTCAGTGCGCCATCACCACAGCCATTTCAGCTTTGTCTACAACGGCTTGCGTATTTCCCCCCAGAAGGGTCTCACGCTCGTGACTGACGCTGTATGCGCCCATCAGCAACAGATCGGCCCCGGCACTGCTGGCTTCTGACAGCAAGGCGGCGCCGGGATTTTGTGCCTCGAACCGCCTTACGGACGCAGAGACGCCGCGCAGAGCGTAGTAGCCGACCAGCTCATCCACGGTTGTGCCATAGGTCAGTGGCTTGCCGCCATAAAGGATCGTGACAGTCTGGGCCGCCTCCACCAGGCCCAGGGTCAGCGCGACCATGCGGGCCGCCTCCAGGGATCCATTCCAGGCCACTGCCACATGCGCGCCGATCTCGGCGGGTGGCGCTGACTGGGCGGGGCACATCAGAACCGGGCGACCTGTTTGAAAAAGCCCCGCCTTAAGGGTGTTGGTGCCAAGGTTTCTATCGCGGTCCGGCTTGGCGACAGCGATCAGATCGGCCAGCCGTCCCTGATGGCGCACGATATCCATCATACGGCCAGTTTCCTCTATGAACTCCACAGAAGGCCGGTCGCCTTTGGGTTCGCGCGTTTCTGACAGGTCGAGAGCACGGGCGCGTTCATGCAGCCTTTCACGCAGCTCCGCCTCTTCCTGGTTCGAAAGCTCCGCTGCTTGTTGCAGCATCGTCTCTCGGGCGAATTTGAACAGCCCTGCGTGATA encodes:
- a CDS encoding tripartite tricarboxylate transporter permease, with the translated sequence MDVLTLLADGMVLALQPLNLLLIVVGVTLGLFIGAMPGLGSVNGVAILLPVTFLVPPSGAIIFLAAIYYGAMYGGAISSITLGIPGASTAVATTFDGKPLARQGRASLALVTAALASFVGGTVANVLFTLFAPVLANLALSFGPPEIFALMLLAFATFVGLGGDDIPKTIFSICFGLVLGSIGFDQISGAPRLVLFEMNQFLQGIGFLVLAIGVYGIGEMLWTIEQTRGEIKSSNPKMTMKGMAQDTREAAKRSWKGTTIGSFLGFFVGILPAAGATPGSLMSYGVAKMISRKPESFGAGNPDGVAAPEAANNSASTGSMLPMLTLGIPGSPTTAILLGGMVIWGLVPGPQLFVNETEFVWGLIGSFYVSNVAAVLINLAFIPLFIWMLRMPFTILAPMIFVLSIAGCYAATRDMFDIWLMVIFGIGAFFLRKFDYPLAPAVLAIVLGPIAEPTLRQSLLLSSGDPSIFLTRPIAGPITVVALILIFLPVVKLLTRRRKLARATE
- a CDS encoding tripartite tricarboxylate transporter TctB family protein, whose translation is MRHGEIITAGVLALLSLYLMWKSTELPVGYIAGQGPGGGAWPFWLSGIMLLSCAMTAWNWWRGTSPPSQSDASVLDDYGWRMLFLVGGGIVAFVALVNIISMYGAIMAFLLYYIRFLGRHSWLTTLAIAFPVPIAFFFFFEGAMRITMPTGLPFTDPVFNILYEIIY
- a CDS encoding tripartite tricarboxylate transporter substrate binding protein, with protein sequence MLITKRVFLSMACATALATAPLTALADGWQPRKPIDFVIMAGPGGGADQIARFVQSVAEKGDMTRRPLVPNNKGGGSGAEALIHVNTASDPDHTILVTLNSFFTTPLRQSNLGIDIQTFTPIAMMGVDPFVLWVHKDSEITSFDQYVEKVKSMDGEFVMGGTGAGQEDSIVIAYMAGAYDLDVKYIPYDGGGAVAKDLAGKQIMATVNNPAEAKGFYEAGDFVPLVAFSDERLPAYPDVPTMKEMGHDFSYYNQRAVVGAPGMSDEAAAYYQELFTKIYESEDWQGYLTSESLSPLWMNAEEQRAYWSTQVENHTKLLQSLDG
- a CDS encoding universal stress protein — encoded protein: MLKRILVPVRGDGMGDIVLSHASVLAHRHNAHIVVAHCRPNPSEMVPYHAGLFKFARETMLQQAAELSNQEEAELRERLHERARALDLSETREPKGDRPSVEFIEETGRMMDIVRHQGRLADLIAVAKPDRDRNLGTNTLKAGLFQTGRPVLMCPAQSAPPAEIGAHVAVAWNGSLEAARMVALTLGLVEAAQTVTILYGGKPLTYGTTVDELVGYYALRGVSASVRRFEAQNPGAALLSEASSAGADLLLMGAYSVSHERETLLGGNTQAVVDKAEMAVVMAH